Proteins encoded together in one Myxococcales bacterium window:
- a CDS encoding serine/threonine protein kinase → MSLSKPPPPEESFEGQVVGGKYLVGNLVGCGGMGTVWSGRHMTLGTLVAIKFIRPQFAERFDARRRFEIEARAAASVKSVHAVQVYDFGTTERGLPYIVMEFLEGESLAETVQRVGPIAAHEVAKIIAQASKALSKAHKAGIVHRDLKPDNVFLATNVENSESDLPYTVKLVDFGIAKIVDAPEGQSGLSGPTQAGSVIGTPNFMSPEQLTVGGAPDPLTDIWSLGATVFSAMIGRIPFEGEVLGDIVLKVCTAPMPVPSSLRAGLPPGFDAWFARACNRDRTGRFQTVEELAESLLRVCGADPSGVETATMSEDRVQYQLKAKHTAEELEALARQPHDGMSAKSALLAGIIVGVALMVGVLGFLAWKTSDGPPAPAPALAPSK, encoded by the coding sequence ATGAGCCTGTCGAAGCCCCCGCCCCCCGAAGAGTCGTTCGAGGGCCAGGTCGTCGGGGGAAAGTACCTCGTCGGGAACCTCGTCGGCTGCGGTGGCATGGGCACGGTGTGGTCCGGCCGTCACATGACGCTCGGCACCCTCGTCGCCATCAAGTTCATTCGGCCCCAGTTCGCCGAGCGGTTCGACGCGCGCCGGAGGTTCGAGATCGAGGCGCGTGCCGCCGCGAGCGTGAAGAGCGTGCACGCGGTGCAGGTCTACGACTTCGGCACGACCGAGCGCGGTCTCCCGTACATCGTCATGGAGTTCCTCGAGGGCGAGTCCCTCGCCGAGACGGTGCAGCGAGTCGGTCCCATCGCCGCGCACGAGGTCGCGAAGATCATCGCGCAGGCCTCGAAGGCCCTGTCGAAGGCCCACAAGGCCGGGATCGTTCACCGCGATCTCAAGCCCGACAACGTCTTCTTGGCCACCAACGTCGAGAACTCGGAGAGCGATCTTCCCTACACCGTGAAGCTCGTCGACTTCGGCATCGCCAAGATCGTCGACGCGCCCGAGGGGCAGTCGGGGCTCTCCGGACCGACGCAGGCCGGCTCGGTCATCGGCACGCCGAACTTCATGAGCCCCGAGCAGCTCACGGTGGGTGGCGCGCCCGACCCGCTGACCGACATCTGGTCCCTCGGCGCGACGGTGTTCTCGGCGATGATCGGCCGCATCCCCTTCGAGGGAGAGGTCCTCGGCGACATCGTCCTCAAGGTGTGCACGGCGCCCATGCCGGTGCCTTCCTCGCTGCGCGCGGGCTTGCCTCCCGGGTTCGACGCATGGTTCGCGCGCGCCTGCAACCGCGACCGCACCGGCCGATTCCAGACGGTCGAAGAGCTCGCGGAGAGCCTGCTCCGGGTGTGCGGGGCCGACCCGTCGGGCGTCGAGACCGCGACGATGTCCGAGGACAGGGTGCAGTACCAGCTCAAGGCAAAACACACGGCCGAGGAGCTCGAGGCCCTCGCCCGGCAGCCTCACGACGGCATGTCGGCGAAGAGCGCGCTCCTCGCCGGCATCATCGTGGGCGTCGCGCTCATGGTGGGTGTGCTCGGCTTCCTCGCGTGGAAGACCTCCGACGGTCCGCCCGCACCCGCGCCGGCCCTGGCCCCGAGCAAATAG
- a CDS encoding MAPEG family protein → MNVPLACLPIAFVLVYLPKLPLSAAMAKQPEGYDNKSPRDQQAKLTGPGRRAHAAHLNGFESFAPFAVGVLAAEITHARPQVAATLAVAHVVARALYPLLYIADKDKLRSLVWFVGFLATLGLLALPLAP, encoded by the coding sequence GTGAACGTCCCGCTCGCCTGCCTCCCCATCGCGTTCGTGCTGGTCTACCTGCCGAAGCTGCCGCTCTCGGCGGCCATGGCCAAGCAGCCCGAGGGCTACGACAACAAATCCCCACGCGACCAGCAGGCCAAGCTCACGGGCCCGGGGAGGCGCGCGCACGCCGCGCATCTCAACGGCTTCGAGTCGTTCGCGCCGTTCGCCGTGGGGGTGCTCGCCGCCGAGATCACCCACGCGCGCCCCCAGGTCGCGGCGACACTCGCCGTCGCTCACGTGGTGGCGAGGGCGCTCTATCCGCTCCTCTACATCGCCGACAAGGACAAGCTCCGGTCCCTCGTGTGGTTCGTGGGCTTCTTGGCCACGCTCGGCCTCCTGGCCTTGCCGCTCGCGCCGTAG
- a CDS encoding alkaline phosphatase family protein: MSSPRRLALPTLATLLGLAGLVALAASCEPKGPEPVAPGKRVPPLRAIGAEVGRASPPADAGSDAAPLPKGKVTVGIVVDQLAAWVAEERLPKLPKTGGFARLAREGMYVERMEYAHAVTDTAPGHAALYTGRPPRETGIFGNEVFEGDKRVSILRDTASRVVSSKGPLERPGSSPKALTSPTLSEAWLAANPTGKLLSVSWKDRGAILPAGHVRERATVVWFDMAEDAWVTSTAFADVLPSFVTAETEAHPASSFRAKPWLPLDATWVAAHARVADDGPGEGDLEGLGKVFPHTATSAKAMRATPFADELVVSLANAGIAALTADGSPLFLELSLSGNDYVGHVFGPDSHEAWDELLRLDGLLAAFFRGLDARFGEAGWSAVLSADHGTMHTPEVLASRAKTCKMQGWDERPCTGTRILPDDLGKKLAKVEPSVVGICDPWVFFRPEVRADATKRKAAEKKVIEALKKEPGVLAAYGATALAERCAEARPSDLLGRVCASYVPAGGDVYVVTKPGGFFDPLVVVGAGVSHGSPYAYDRTVPLFVRAPALVKGGRTSSSPLPFTAFREALEMASGLGGAPPWSASASASGSASVR; encoded by the coding sequence GTGAGCTCTCCTCGCCGCCTCGCCCTGCCCACGCTGGCCACCCTCCTCGGCCTCGCCGGCCTCGTCGCGCTCGCCGCTTCGTGCGAGCCCAAGGGGCCCGAGCCGGTGGCCCCGGGAAAACGCGTCCCGCCGCTTCGGGCCATCGGCGCCGAGGTCGGGCGCGCGTCACCTCCGGCCGACGCAGGGAGCGACGCCGCGCCTCTGCCGAAGGGCAAGGTCACGGTCGGCATCGTGGTCGATCAGCTCGCCGCGTGGGTGGCCGAAGAGCGGCTGCCAAAGCTCCCCAAGACGGGCGGCTTCGCGAGGCTCGCGCGCGAGGGAATGTATGTAGAGCGCATGGAATACGCGCACGCGGTGACCGACACGGCGCCCGGGCACGCCGCGCTCTACACGGGCCGCCCGCCGCGCGAGACGGGCATCTTCGGGAACGAGGTCTTCGAGGGCGACAAACGCGTCTCGATCCTGCGTGACACGGCCTCGCGTGTCGTCTCCTCGAAGGGGCCGCTCGAGCGCCCGGGCTCGTCCCCGAAAGCGCTCACGAGCCCGACATTGAGCGAGGCATGGCTCGCCGCGAACCCCACGGGGAAGCTCCTCTCCGTGTCGTGGAAGGATCGCGGCGCCATCTTGCCCGCGGGCCACGTCCGCGAGCGCGCCACGGTCGTATGGTTCGACATGGCCGAGGACGCGTGGGTCACGTCGACGGCGTTCGCCGACGTGCTGCCCTCGTTCGTCACCGCCGAGACCGAGGCCCATCCCGCGTCGTCGTTCCGCGCGAAACCCTGGCTCCCGCTCGATGCGACATGGGTCGCGGCGCACGCCAGGGTCGCCGACGACGGCCCCGGCGAAGGAGACCTCGAGGGCCTCGGCAAGGTCTTCCCGCACACGGCGACCTCGGCGAAGGCCATGCGGGCCACCCCGTTCGCCGACGAGCTCGTCGTGTCCCTCGCGAACGCCGGAATCGCAGCTCTCACGGCCGACGGATCGCCCCTTTTCCTCGAGCTCTCGCTCTCCGGCAACGACTACGTCGGGCACGTGTTCGGGCCCGATTCGCACGAAGCCTGGGACGAGCTCCTTCGCCTCGACGGGCTGCTCGCCGCGTTCTTCCGTGGCCTCGACGCGCGGTTCGGTGAAGCCGGTTGGTCGGCGGTGCTCTCGGCCGATCACGGCACCATGCACACCCCCGAGGTGCTCGCCTCCCGGGCGAAAACATGCAAAATGCAAGGATGGGACGAGCGCCCCTGCACGGGCACGCGAATCCTCCCCGACGACCTCGGGAAGAAGCTCGCCAAGGTCGAGCCTTCGGTCGTAGGGATCTGCGATCCGTGGGTCTTCTTTCGGCCCGAGGTCCGCGCGGACGCCACGAAGCGCAAAGCGGCCGAGAAGAAGGTGATCGAGGCGCTGAAGAAGGAGCCCGGCGTCCTCGCGGCGTACGGAGCGACCGCGCTCGCCGAACGCTGCGCCGAGGCCCGACCCTCGGACCTTCTCGGGCGGGTGTGCGCGTCGTACGTCCCTGCGGGGGGCGACGTGTACGTCGTGACGAAGCCCGGAGGGTTCTTCGATCCGCTCGTGGTCGTCGGCGCGGGGGTGAGCCACGGGAGCCCGTACGCCTACGATCGCACCGTGCCGCTCTTCGTGCGCGCGCCGGCCCTCGTGAAGGGGGGGCGCACGTCGTCATCGCCGCTGCCGTTCACCGCGTTCCGGGAGGCCCTCGAGATGGCGAGCGGCCTCGGTGGGGCGCCTCCCTGGTCGGCGTCGGCGTCAGCGTCGGGGTCGGCGTCGGTGCGCTGA
- a CDS encoding flagellar biosynthetic protein FliO — protein sequence MLGVVTAIAFATMLLAKRLGVGRAHGPIELVGQLPVDARRAFYLVKVGSKVFFVGVGEGAFSKLGELTADELPATPPKGPAFAELFSKALSRRAGASEPASSPASEPPREEPS from the coding sequence ATGCTTGGCGTCGTCACGGCGATCGCGTTCGCCACGATGCTCCTCGCGAAGCGCCTCGGCGTAGGCCGCGCCCACGGCCCCATCGAGCTCGTCGGCCAGCTCCCGGTCGACGCACGCCGCGCGTTTTACCTGGTGAAGGTCGGCTCGAAGGTGTTCTTCGTCGGTGTGGGTGAAGGTGCGTTCTCGAAGCTCGGGGAGCTCACGGCGGACGAGCTCCCGGCCACGCCCCCGAAGGGCCCCGCCTTCGCCGAGCTCTTCTCGAAGGCCCTGTCCCGGCGCGCAGGCGCATCGGAGCCCGCGTCCTCGCCCGCGTCCGAGCCGCCGCGCGAGGAGCCCTCGTGA
- a CDS encoding polyphenol oxidase family protein — MHGFSSALGGADYALGLPETDLRLALEALGREVGFDPSKLYQVKQVHGVEVHLAEGDPRELVGLPGDAVVARTPGHVAGVRVADCVPVLVGSGRNVAAIHAGWRGVDAGIVGVALAELSGADRVAAIGPCIGACCFEVSVEVAERLVASVGHSDVVVSRYGEGKAKVDLRRAVRHQLRAAGVQDSRIDDVGGCTRCGGAAYHSYRRDGDRSGRMLAVIVAI; from the coding sequence TTGCACGGTTTTTCGTCGGCCCTGGGCGGCGCGGACTACGCCCTCGGGCTGCCTGAGACCGACCTTCGCCTGGCGCTCGAAGCGCTCGGCCGTGAGGTGGGGTTCGACCCGTCGAAGCTCTACCAAGTCAAACAGGTGCATGGCGTCGAGGTGCACCTCGCCGAGGGGGACCCTCGCGAGCTCGTGGGCCTGCCCGGGGACGCCGTCGTGGCGCGCACGCCGGGGCACGTCGCGGGGGTGCGCGTGGCCGACTGCGTCCCCGTGCTCGTCGGCTCCGGCCGGAACGTCGCCGCGATTCACGCCGGATGGCGCGGGGTCGACGCGGGCATCGTCGGCGTCGCGCTCGCGGAGCTCTCGGGGGCCGACCGGGTCGCCGCGATCGGGCCTTGCATCGGCGCGTGCTGTTTCGAGGTGTCGGTGGAGGTGGCCGAGCGGCTCGTCGCGTCGGTGGGCCACTCCGACGTCGTCGTGTCGCGGTACGGCGAAGGCAAAGCCAAGGTCGACCTTCGCAGGGCCGTCCGGCACCAACTCCGCGCGGCGGGCGTCCAAGACTCGCGCATCGACGACGTCGGCGGTTGCACGCGTTGTGGAGGCGCCGCGTACCACTCGTACCGGCGCGACGGCGATCGCAGCGGTCGCATGCTCGCCGTGATCGTCGCGATCTGA
- a CDS encoding EscR/YscR/HrcR family type III secretion system export apparatus protein produces MTSRVARFGAATAIAAGLMSFAALASAAPVAHAAPAESGRGLSLVLSLAVVSLVPFLFLSLTAFVKISTVLQITKSAIGSQSVPSSTVVLALSGALTLLAMGPTAETILARAAPVLAEKGDSPDVVVKVVEASKEPLRAFLKANTSDKELARFVEVARASRPEATRAEVKPDDFPVLAPAFVVTELTEAFAIGFLIFLPFLVIDLVVANVLASLSLQTMSVSQVSLPLKLLLFVSVDGWGLLAQALVLGYRH; encoded by the coding sequence GTGACCTCGCGCGTTGCGCGCTTCGGGGCCGCCACCGCCATCGCGGCCGGGCTCATGTCCTTCGCCGCCCTGGCCTCGGCTGCGCCCGTCGCTCACGCCGCGCCGGCCGAGTCGGGCCGAGGGCTCTCGCTGGTCCTGTCGCTCGCGGTGGTGTCGCTCGTTCCGTTCTTGTTCCTGAGCCTCACCGCGTTCGTCAAAATCTCCACGGTGCTCCAAATCACGAAGAGCGCCATCGGCTCGCAGTCGGTCCCGTCGAGCACCGTGGTCCTCGCGCTCTCGGGGGCCCTCACCCTGCTCGCCATGGGCCCCACCGCCGAGACGATCCTCGCCCGCGCGGCCCCCGTGCTCGCCGAGAAGGGCGACAGCCCCGACGTCGTGGTGAAGGTCGTCGAGGCCTCCAAAGAGCCCCTCCGCGCGTTCTTGAAGGCCAACACGAGCGACAAAGAGCTCGCTCGCTTCGTCGAGGTCGCGCGCGCGTCGAGGCCCGAGGCGACCCGCGCCGAGGTCAAGCCCGACGACTTCCCCGTGCTCGCGCCCGCCTTCGTGGTCACCGAGCTTACCGAGGCCTTCGCCATCGGCTTCCTCATCTTCCTCCCGTTCCTGGTGATCGATTTGGTGGTCGCGAACGTGCTCGCCTCACTAAGCCTCCAGACAATGAGCGTTTCTCAAGTTAGCCTGCCCTTGAAGCTGCTCCTCTTCGTCAGCGTCGACGGGTGGGGCCTCTTGGCTCAGGCACTCGTCCTCGGTTACCGCCACTGA
- a CDS encoding hotdog fold thioesterase, with the protein MHKPAFDALIHVMEQLIPFNRFLGMKCEEVREGFVRIVIPFREELVGDPMRPALHGGVLSTLADTAGGMAVWTGIGDTRGRVSTIDLRVDYLRPARLTTLACEATVVRQGNRVGVSDMRVFHPDEPATAVATGKGVYNVVLKRDEPKTP; encoded by the coding sequence ATGCATAAACCTGCCTTCGATGCGCTGATCCACGTCATGGAGCAGCTCATCCCGTTCAACCGCTTTCTCGGGATGAAGTGCGAAGAGGTGCGGGAGGGGTTCGTTCGCATCGTCATCCCGTTTCGAGAGGAGCTCGTCGGGGATCCGATGCGCCCCGCCCTCCACGGGGGAGTGCTGTCGACGCTCGCCGATACCGCCGGGGGAATGGCCGTGTGGACGGGCATCGGCGACACACGAGGTCGCGTCTCGACGATCGATCTTCGGGTCGACTACCTGCGCCCTGCACGCCTCACGACGCTCGCGTGCGAGGCCACCGTCGTGCGCCAGGGAAATCGCGTGGGCGTGAGCGACATGCGCGTCTTCCACCCCGACGAGCCCGCGACCGCCGTGGCGACGGGCAAAGGGGTCTACAACGTCGTCCTGAAGCGCGACGAGCCGAAGACGCCGTGA
- a CDS encoding TerB family tellurite resistance protein, whose protein sequence is MDAKLATCLLYTKVLTADGMMTENERAFLEQAMKHHGLTAEDRQKVLDLEGWDRAESALKSLDRESKERIVADLLDAASADGRLSPLEVATVKAIARDLGVET, encoded by the coding sequence ATGGACGCGAAGCTCGCGACGTGCCTGCTCTACACCAAGGTCCTCACGGCCGACGGCATGATGACCGAGAACGAGCGCGCGTTCCTCGAGCAAGCCATGAAGCACCACGGCCTCACCGCCGAGGACCGTCAAAAGGTGCTCGACCTCGAAGGCTGGGATCGCGCCGAGAGCGCGCTCAAGTCGCTCGATCGCGAGTCGAAGGAGCGCATCGTGGCCGACCTCCTCGACGCCGCGTCCGCCGACGGGCGCCTCTCTCCGCTCGAGGTGGCCACGGTCAAGGCGATCGCGCGCGATCTCGGCGTAGAGACCTGA
- a CDS encoding serine/threonine protein kinase: MMSSQDPFIGRDILDGQFQILQRIGKGGMGSVYKALQPAMNRMVAVKILHPKLTSRKDLASRFRREARAMSHLAHPNTAKVFLYGELDDGSLYIVMELLEGKNMNQTVRTEGPMPLERAVAIFSQVCPALEEAHRAGILHRDLKPENIFLCQAAGMRDFAKVLDYGLAKVTEREMRPGSIALTQEGMVFGTPEFMSPEQAQGKKLTPASDIYSLAVILYEALTGKLPFDGKTNMDFIQAQVMQKPLTLAERTPEKHFPPLLQKVFDKALAKDPGERFQSALDFANALEAVLAGKTELPAPVAPSMPLPVSTPSAEPNSAGQATPDSLGGPASAAMSSGGPSSAMPRDAAPAPKAALPVGMLVGVAATFLVVGVLIALGAMWFFSAK, from the coding sequence ATCATGTCTTCCCAGGACCCTTTCATCGGGAGGGACATCCTCGACGGCCAGTTCCAGATCCTCCAGCGGATCGGGAAGGGCGGGATGGGGTCCGTCTACAAGGCGCTTCAGCCGGCCATGAACCGCATGGTCGCCGTAAAGATCCTTCACCCGAAGCTCACGTCGCGCAAAGACTTGGCGTCGCGTTTTCGCCGCGAGGCGAGGGCCATGAGCCACCTCGCGCACCCCAACACGGCGAAGGTGTTCCTGTACGGCGAGCTCGACGACGGCTCGCTCTACATCGTGATGGAGCTGCTCGAGGGGAAGAACATGAACCAGACGGTGCGCACCGAGGGGCCCATGCCGCTCGAGCGCGCCGTGGCGATCTTCTCGCAGGTGTGCCCCGCGCTCGAAGAGGCCCACCGAGCCGGCATTTTGCACCGTGATCTGAAGCCCGAGAACATCTTCCTGTGCCAGGCCGCCGGCATGCGCGACTTCGCGAAGGTGCTCGACTACGGCCTCGCCAAGGTCACCGAGCGCGAGATGCGCCCGGGCTCGATCGCCCTCACGCAGGAGGGCATGGTCTTCGGCACGCCGGAGTTCATGAGCCCCGAGCAAGCGCAGGGCAAGAAGCTCACGCCCGCGAGCGACATCTACTCGCTCGCCGTGATCCTCTACGAGGCGCTCACCGGGAAGCTCCCGTTCGACGGCAAGACCAACATGGATTTCATCCAGGCCCAGGTGATGCAGAAGCCGCTCACGTTGGCCGAGCGCACCCCGGAGAAGCACTTTCCCCCGCTGCTCCAGAAGGTCTTCGACAAGGCGCTCGCCAAGGACCCGGGAGAGCGGTTCCAGTCGGCCCTCGATTTCGCGAACGCCCTCGAGGCGGTGCTCGCCGGAAAGACCGAGCTCCCGGCCCCGGTCGCGCCGTCGATGCCGCTGCCGGTCTCCACGCCGTCCGCCGAGCCGAACAGCGCAGGACAGGCCACGCCGGACTCGCTCGGTGGACCGGCGTCGGCCGCGATGTCGAGCGGCGGCCCGTCGTCCGCCATGCCGCGCGACGCCGCACCCGCGCCGAAGGCCGCGCTCCCGGTCGGCATGCTCGTCGGTGTCGCGGCCACGTTCCTCGTCGTCGGCGTGCTCATCGCGCTCGGCGCCATGTGGTTTTTCAGCGCGAAATGA
- a CDS encoding DNA mismatch repair protein MutH (MutH; Sequence-specific endonuclease that cleaves unmethylated GATC sequences during DNA repair), whose amino-acid sequence MIPAPPRTEPELLRRARALAGHDLGAIARAVGTRIDASPVRTKGSWGALLERALGATAGSRSEPDFAHLGVELKTVPMRASGRAIESTYVCVLDLLDAENARWETSWARRKLARVLFVPILAEAPDWTKRRVGLPVLFSPTPAQDAALGADFDEIMGAFGAGRIEEVTAHWGRYLQVRPKARNGEKTVRATTPDGDEIRTVKKGFYLRARFVEALLVDPAALP is encoded by the coding sequence CTGATCCCGGCCCCTCCGCGCACCGAGCCCGAGCTCCTCCGGCGCGCACGTGCCCTCGCGGGCCACGACCTCGGAGCGATCGCCCGTGCCGTAGGCACCCGCATCGACGCGTCGCCCGTGCGCACCAAGGGCTCGTGGGGCGCGCTGCTCGAGCGAGCGCTCGGCGCGACGGCCGGATCTCGGAGCGAGCCCGACTTCGCCCACCTCGGCGTCGAGCTGAAGACCGTGCCGATGCGCGCGAGCGGGCGCGCGATCGAGTCGACCTACGTGTGTGTCCTCGACCTGCTCGACGCGGAGAACGCCCGCTGGGAGACCTCGTGGGCACGAAGGAAGCTCGCGCGTGTGCTCTTCGTCCCGATCTTGGCCGAGGCCCCGGACTGGACGAAGCGGCGGGTCGGGCTCCCCGTGCTCTTCTCGCCCACGCCGGCGCAGGACGCCGCGCTCGGGGCCGACTTCGACGAGATCATGGGGGCGTTCGGCGCGGGCCGCATCGAAGAGGTCACGGCGCACTGGGGCAGGTACCTCCAGGTGCGCCCGAAGGCGCGGAACGGCGAGAAGACCGTCCGCGCGACCACCCCCGACGGGGACGAGATCCGCACGGTAAAGAAGGGATTTTACCTTCGCGCGCGCTTCGTCGAAGCGCTCCTCGTCGATCCCGCCGCGCTCCCCTGA